In Verrucomicrobiota bacterium, a single window of DNA contains:
- a CDS encoding oligosaccharide flippase family protein: MAEWKKRFWSNTISSYIQVVVRVALGLILFRQLFSHLNDAEFGFWSLLWSLFGYGVLLDFGFGFTAQKAVAEKTAQGDIQGLSRLLATILWTFIGLAVFMMVIFLLLRDPFLDAVNAPPELRAEFTRAYLIFFVGMALMFPLGVFPEMLRGLQRIDLANWFNTATTVLHFAGIVGALWADWRFSDILTISVITSLLPSVFAAIMAVRRLPGLSLSPRLFQLSSVKSQMSFSLAAFLITFSNLLMAKSDQLVLSLTVGVAAVAIYQAGYKMGEMLNLFSVQLQSALSPAAADLQARGDRAGLRDLLQRSSRLVFLLITPAYALTAVYLESLIQLLTGLAVVPRETYWVGQALALAVYSQQLTNGASKRILMMCGHEKSLLFLSVGDAFFNVTLSVLLVYQFEVLGVALGTLIPAVLIGWILVLPLALRALEFPVKDYLRFHFQGTKLPLVLCLSTLALLQWLAPMPAEGGFWPLAWRGALAGGPAMLLSLRVLRQMTR; this comes from the coding sequence CGGAGTTCGGTTTTTGGTCGCTTCTGTGGTCGCTCTTCGGCTACGGAGTCCTCTTGGATTTCGGGTTTGGGTTCACCGCCCAGAAGGCGGTGGCCGAAAAAACGGCCCAAGGAGACATCCAGGGATTGAGCCGGCTCTTGGCGACCATTCTTTGGACCTTCATTGGACTGGCCGTTTTCATGATGGTGATTTTTCTGCTCCTTCGCGATCCCTTTCTGGACGCGGTCAATGCCCCGCCCGAGTTGCGAGCCGAGTTCACCCGGGCCTACCTCATCTTTTTCGTGGGCATGGCCCTGATGTTTCCGCTGGGCGTCTTCCCCGAAATGCTGCGCGGCCTGCAACGCATCGACCTCGCGAACTGGTTCAACACCGCCACCACGGTCTTGCACTTCGCGGGCATCGTGGGGGCTCTTTGGGCGGATTGGCGCTTTAGTGATATTCTCACGATCAGTGTCATCACGAGCCTGCTCCCGAGCGTTTTCGCGGCCATCATGGCGGTCCGCCGGCTGCCCGGGCTTTCTCTTTCGCCCCGGCTCTTCCAGCTTTCGTCGGTCAAGTCCCAGATGAGTTTTTCCCTGGCTGCCTTTCTCATCACTTTCAGCAATCTCCTGATGGCCAAGAGCGACCAACTGGTCCTCTCGCTCACGGTGGGGGTGGCGGCGGTCGCGATCTACCAAGCGGGCTACAAGATGGGCGAGATGCTGAATCTTTTCTCAGTCCAGTTGCAAAGCGCGCTCTCGCCAGCGGCCGCCGATTTGCAGGCGCGGGGGGACCGGGCTGGCCTCCGCGATCTTCTCCAGAGGAGTTCCCGCCTCGTCTTCCTGCTCATCACGCCCGCCTATGCCCTGACGGCCGTCTACTTGGAGTCTCTCATCCAGTTGCTGACGGGCTTGGCGGTGGTTCCCCGGGAGACCTATTGGGTGGGGCAAGCCCTCGCCCTAGCCGTCTACAGCCAACAGCTCACCAATGGAGCCAGCAAACGCATTCTCATGATGTGCGGGCATGAGAAGAGCCTGCTCTTTCTTTCGGTGGGGGATGCCTTTTTCAATGTGACCTTGAGTGTCCTGCTCGTCTACCAGTTCGAGGTCCTCGGGGTGGCGCTCGGCACCCTGATTCCGGCCGTTTTGATCGGCTGGATTCTGGTCTTGCCCCTGGCCCTACGAGCGCTGGAGTTTCCTGTGAAGGATTACCTGAGGTTTCATTTCCAAGGAACGAAACTGCCCTTGGTGCTCTGTCTCAGCACTTTGGCGCTCTTGCAGTGGCTGGCCCCCATGCCGGCCGAGGGTGGTTTTTGGCCGCTCGCTTGGAGGGGAGCGCTCGCGGGTGGCCCGGCCATGCTCTTATCCCTGCGTGTCCTGCGGCAGATGACGCGCTAG
- a CDS encoding glycosyltransferase family A protein: MSALPSAVSVVMRSYNEAWAIGETLAALREQDFPGETELLVIDSGSSDGSPEIIESFAPARFHQIPKGTYVPGVVLNWGMRQARHEWVVFLNADATPANPQWLRELLQAGANCPQLGAVFGRQIPREDCWGVHAHDYQRCFGPERESHEWDHFFSMVSCATTRSIWQEHPIREDLQYAEDDEWSRRMKAAGREIVFAEKSIAIHSHNYTAPQAYQRAFGDMLAVSQAGNVPPGTLRFVGTVLKGTLADLARDWKYFQNTGQPAAITRSLPIRLAQRYGRWKANHSPLAA, translated from the coding sequence ATGAGTGCCCTTCCCTCAGCCGTCAGCGTGGTCATGCGCTCCTACAATGAAGCGTGGGCCATTGGAGAAACGCTGGCCGCGCTTCGAGAACAGGATTTTCCGGGAGAGACCGAACTTTTGGTCATCGATTCCGGCTCGAGCGATGGCTCCCCTGAAATCATCGAGTCTTTCGCCCCCGCTCGCTTTCACCAAATCCCGAAAGGCACCTATGTCCCGGGAGTGGTCTTGAACTGGGGCATGCGCCAGGCCCGTCACGAATGGGTCGTCTTCCTAAATGCCGATGCCACCCCAGCCAACCCACAGTGGTTAAGAGAACTCTTGCAGGCGGGAGCCAACTGTCCCCAGCTGGGAGCGGTTTTCGGTCGGCAAATCCCTCGCGAGGACTGCTGGGGTGTCCACGCGCACGACTACCAGCGCTGCTTTGGTCCCGAGCGGGAGTCTCATGAATGGGACCACTTTTTTAGCATGGTCAGCTGCGCCACCACCCGGTCCATTTGGCAAGAGCATCCCATCCGGGAGGACCTACAGTATGCGGAGGACGATGAATGGTCCCGCCGCATGAAGGCAGCCGGGCGCGAAATCGTCTTCGCCGAGAAATCCATCGCCATCCACTCCCACAACTACACCGCCCCCCAAGCCTACCAGCGAGCCTTTGGCGACATGTTGGCCGTCAGCCAGGCGGGCAACGTCCCCCCCGGGACCCTCCGTTTTGTCGGCACCGTGCTCAAAGGGACGCTGGCCGATTTGGCGCGCGATTGGAAATACTTCCAAAACACCGGCCAGCCTGCCGCCATCACCCGTTCCCTACCCATCCGCTTGGCCCAGCGCTACGGCCGCTGGAAGGCCAATCACTCCCCGCTCGCCGCCTAG
- a CDS encoding O-antigen ligase family protein has protein sequence MEIVLTGIKALIVLVAYLAGPPVLAWAMRDRAWLRRFFLFLIPCVLVRPPGNFTLQLYSIETYRGHTKGFEFNFLEPLALAFLLCSFLEKRSDKKLFVPGLFPYLALILMSTLSVIAAENQLYTLMAAAKFGKMIFLLVGVCNAIRETIDVRWLLRGFAVACVLLLGSCLYGRFVLGSFQVSGWFEHQNPMAMWSYQIGLILFAVTLARDTSWREGTLFFLGFGAAGLCIVLSVSRASLAAFGGGTVALLLVSLIRGVTPRRLVVLCLLSAGAGGVLFMAMDTLAHRFDSSEDSSPENDLRWILNKQSEAMLQDSPVWGQGWNNFGIKNSRPEGREFSRLLEEWNANRGFAIVAEQYYANPLTESHYWLILAENGYGAFVLHILFLLLTLGWCLKGVWAFRRSFLGYLMIGLGVALAITYLHSTLERVLTQTKNLSTWFVLLGMLARLELWRRGGWRPDTWDGKQQGNPGDERYGEPERPLPKPRKRKRTLALP, from the coding sequence ATGGAGATCGTCCTGACCGGAATCAAAGCCCTCATCGTGCTGGTGGCCTACTTAGCGGGCCCTCCGGTCCTGGCCTGGGCCATGAGGGACCGGGCTTGGTTGCGCCGGTTTTTTCTTTTTTTGATTCCCTGTGTCCTGGTCCGGCCTCCCGGGAATTTCACTCTTCAGCTGTATTCCATCGAGACCTACCGCGGGCACACCAAGGGCTTTGAGTTCAATTTCCTGGAGCCGCTCGCCCTGGCCTTTTTGCTTTGCTCCTTCCTGGAGAAGAGATCGGACAAGAAGCTCTTCGTGCCAGGGCTCTTTCCCTACCTCGCGCTCATTCTCATGAGCACGCTTTCCGTGATCGCGGCCGAGAACCAGCTCTATACTCTGATGGCGGCGGCCAAGTTTGGGAAGATGATTTTTCTTTTGGTGGGGGTTTGCAATGCCATCCGGGAGACGATCGATGTGAGGTGGCTTTTGCGAGGGTTCGCAGTCGCGTGCGTCTTGCTCTTGGGCTCCTGTCTCTACGGCCGGTTTGTTCTGGGAAGCTTTCAGGTTTCTGGATGGTTCGAGCACCAGAACCCGATGGCGATGTGGAGTTACCAGATCGGCTTGATCCTGTTTGCCGTGACCTTGGCCAGGGATACCAGCTGGCGGGAGGGGACGCTTTTTTTCCTGGGTTTCGGGGCGGCCGGCTTGTGCATTGTGCTCTCGGTTTCGCGGGCCTCCTTGGCGGCTTTTGGGGGCGGGACGGTGGCGCTTTTGCTCGTGAGTCTCATTCGGGGGGTCACGCCGAGACGATTGGTCGTGTTGTGTCTGCTATCGGCGGGCGCAGGCGGGGTCTTGTTCATGGCGATGGACACCTTGGCCCATCGCTTTGATTCCTCAGAGGATTCGTCCCCCGAGAACGATCTCCGCTGGATTTTGAACAAGCAGTCCGAAGCCATGTTGCAGGATTCGCCAGTCTGGGGGCAAGGGTGGAACAACTTTGGCATCAAGAACAGTCGACCAGAAGGGCGGGAGTTCAGTCGCCTCTTGGAGGAGTGGAATGCCAATCGAGGCTTCGCCATTGTGGCCGAGCAGTATTACGCCAATCCCCTGACCGAGAGCCATTATTGGTTGATCCTGGCCGAGAATGGCTACGGCGCTTTTGTGCTACATATTCTTTTCCTTCTTTTGACACTCGGCTGGTGTTTGAAAGGCGTCTGGGCTTTTCGGCGGAGCTTTTTGGGCTATCTCATGATCGGTCTGGGCGTGGCGCTCGCCATCACCTATCTCCATAGCACCTTGGAACGGGTTCTGACGCAGACGAAAAATCTCTCGACTTGGTTTGTCCTTTTGGGAATGCTGGCCCGCTTGGAATTGTGGCGACGGGGAGGCTGGCGGCCAGATACCTGGGACGGCAAGCAGCAGGGCAACCCAGGGGATGAGAGATACGGTGAGCCCGAGAGGCCACTTCCCAAACCGCGAAAACGCAAACGAACCTTGGCTCTTCCCTAA
- a CDS encoding glycosyltransferase family 4 protein gives MSRPRPKVLLVAEAANPELTSVALIGHSFSQALQEVAEVHLVTELRNEESLRKAGVPWEFFTTVDNRKAQGLAFDLAKRLRGGNNVGWTTYSALSNLAYPFFEKGLWKQFGPRLKQNEFDVVHRITPLSPTSSSWLAPRLAKYGIPYVIGPLNGGVPWPEGFGDVRRKEKEWLSYVRPLYKLAPGIRSTRHKADALVLASQHTYGEVACCPKLESKAVYLPENAIDPERFPGMRFRPYPQPKDQPIRAAFVGRLVPYKGADMLIEAAAPFIREGGLVLDIIGDGEQMPELKALVEKLALEGRVELPGWIEHSQLHSRLSLSQVFAFPSVREFGGGVVLEAMALGLAPIVMDYGGPAELVPEECGSRVEMGSREEIIERFREVLGDWLQDRDEIARRGARAQSFVKARFTWPAKARQMREVYDWVLGEREEKPDWGRPFNFVSPGH, from the coding sequence ATGAGCCGCCCGCGTCCGAAAGTGCTTTTGGTGGCCGAGGCGGCCAATCCGGAGCTGACGAGTGTGGCCTTAATCGGTCATTCCTTCAGCCAAGCCCTTCAGGAAGTGGCCGAGGTGCATTTGGTCACGGAACTGCGTAATGAAGAGTCGCTGCGGAAAGCCGGGGTGCCGTGGGAGTTTTTCACGACCGTTGACAATCGAAAGGCACAAGGCCTGGCTTTCGATTTGGCGAAGCGTCTGAGGGGGGGGAACAACGTGGGCTGGACGACCTATTCGGCTCTTTCCAATTTGGCCTATCCCTTCTTTGAAAAGGGACTCTGGAAGCAATTCGGGCCTCGTCTGAAACAGAACGAGTTTGATGTCGTGCATCGCATCACCCCGCTCAGCCCCACTAGTTCGAGTTGGCTGGCGCCGCGCCTCGCCAAATATGGCATTCCTTATGTCATTGGCCCGCTCAATGGGGGGGTGCCCTGGCCGGAGGGCTTTGGCGACGTGCGTCGAAAGGAAAAGGAGTGGCTGAGTTATGTCCGCCCTCTTTACAAGTTGGCGCCGGGAATCCGCTCGACTCGCCACAAGGCCGATGCCCTGGTCCTAGCCAGCCAGCATACGTATGGCGAGGTGGCTTGCTGTCCGAAACTCGAGTCCAAGGCGGTCTACCTCCCGGAAAACGCCATCGACCCCGAGCGCTTCCCTGGCATGCGCTTTCGACCCTACCCCCAGCCCAAGGACCAGCCGATTCGGGCGGCCTTTGTCGGTCGCTTGGTGCCTTACAAAGGCGCGGACATGCTCATCGAGGCGGCCGCCCCGTTCATCCGTGAAGGCGGACTGGTGCTGGATATCATCGGGGATGGCGAGCAGATGCCCGAGCTGAAAGCCCTGGTGGAGAAGCTGGCCTTGGAAGGGCGGGTGGAACTGCCGGGATGGATCGAGCACAGCCAGCTCCACAGTCGCTTGAGCCTCTCCCAGGTTTTCGCTTTCCCGAGTGTCCGTGAGTTTGGGGGCGGGGTGGTCCTGGAGGCCATGGCGCTGGGATTGGCTCCCATTGTGATGGACTACGGAGGCCCGGCCGAGCTGGTCCCGGAGGAGTGTGGCAGCCGGGTCGAGATGGGTTCACGCGAGGAAATCATCGAACGGTTCCGGGAGGTGCTGGGCGATTGGTTGCAGGACCGCGATGAGATCGCTCGCCGCGGGGCCCGCGCGCAGAGCTTTGTGAAAGCTCGGTTCACCTGGCCAGCCAAGGCGCGGCAAATGCGTGAGGTCTACGATTGGGTTTTGGGCGAGAGGGAGGAGAAGCCGGATTGGGGGCGTCCCTTCAATTTTGTTTCGCCGGGCCATTAG
- a CDS encoding glycoside hydrolase family 3 N-terminal domain-containing protein, with the protein MEDRQLGQLLLMGIPGTELDPATAKRLAALQPGGFILFSRNIQSPTQLRQLIDDLRDLSEIEPIITIDQEGGRVSRLREIGHEPPNAVQLREKKDSRLIYRHGALTGQLLRLYGFNLDLCPVLDFSADEAADNSLRGRTYGRHAQEVLANAGVFNGQLRRQGIRSCGKHFPGYGGAEVDPHHELPVISRTLEEMEAEELTPYRTLLDELDSIMSCHAHYPAFDAATPGLPASLSPRVLTQFLRGQWGYRGLILTDDLDMGAILQGYSFEDCIRLACTAGNDLMMICHRVEMVERAKEALRDVPEMTLDDRLASIRRFKKRLPKPQDFSVEQHEILNQQIWDLRVDTLGEEQARQRSPEDGKRSPVELY; encoded by the coding sequence ATGGAAGACCGCCAACTCGGCCAGCTCCTGCTCATGGGCATTCCCGGAACGGAACTCGACCCCGCCACGGCCAAGCGCCTGGCCGCCCTTCAGCCCGGCGGATTCATCCTGTTCAGCCGCAACATCCAATCTCCCACCCAGCTCCGTCAGCTCATCGACGACTTGCGGGATCTCTCTGAGATCGAGCCCATCATCACCATCGACCAGGAGGGAGGGCGGGTCTCCCGCTTGCGCGAAATCGGACACGAGCCTCCCAATGCCGTCCAACTCCGGGAAAAAAAAGACTCGCGGCTCATCTATCGCCACGGCGCGCTCACCGGGCAGCTCCTCCGCCTCTACGGATTCAATCTCGACCTCTGCCCAGTCCTCGACTTCAGCGCAGATGAAGCAGCCGACAACTCCCTGCGTGGCCGCACCTACGGTCGGCACGCCCAGGAAGTCCTCGCCAACGCGGGCGTCTTCAATGGACAACTGCGCCGCCAAGGCATCCGCTCTTGCGGCAAGCACTTCCCCGGATACGGCGGGGCCGAAGTCGATCCCCACCACGAGCTCCCCGTCATATCGCGCACTTTGGAAGAAATGGAGGCCGAAGAACTCACCCCCTACCGGACCCTCTTGGACGAACTCGACAGCATCATGAGTTGCCACGCCCACTACCCCGCTTTTGATGCCGCCACCCCCGGGCTACCCGCCTCGCTCTCCCCCCGGGTCTTGACCCAATTCCTGCGAGGTCAGTGGGGCTACCGCGGGCTGATTTTGACGGACGACCTCGATATGGGAGCCATTCTCCAAGGCTACAGTTTCGAGGACTGCATCCGCTTGGCCTGCACCGCTGGGAACGACCTCATGATGATCTGTCACCGAGTGGAAATGGTGGAGCGTGCCAAGGAAGCGCTCCGAGACGTCCCGGAAATGACGCTCGACGATCGACTCGCCTCCATCCGACGCTTCAAAAAAAGGCTACCCAAACCGCAGGACTTCAGCGTGGAACAACACGAAATCTTGAACCAACAAATCTGGGACCTTCGCGTCGACACCCTCGGCGAAGAACAAGCCCGCCAGCGCAGCCCCGAGGATGGCAAGCGCTCTCCGGTCGAGCTTTACTGA
- the rsfS gene encoding ribosome silencing factor, with the protein MTKTQLEGQELALECARQAAEMQAEEIRILDVTGLSTVADFFVICSGSSSPHLRAIRREVADRVKEEHGLAALHKEGSPESQWMVIDYVDVMVHIFREEAREYYALEDLWSDARPVPFEAPQP; encoded by the coding sequence ATGACGAAGACCCAACTGGAAGGCCAGGAGCTCGCGCTGGAGTGCGCGCGACAGGCGGCCGAAATGCAGGCCGAGGAGATCCGAATTCTCGATGTGACGGGTCTTTCCACGGTGGCAGATTTCTTCGTGATCTGTTCCGGCAGTTCGTCTCCCCATCTGCGGGCCATTCGCCGCGAGGTCGCGGACCGGGTCAAGGAGGAGCATGGCTTGGCGGCTCTCCACAAAGAGGGCTCGCCGGAGAGCCAATGGATGGTCATCGATTACGTCGATGTCATGGTGCACATCTTTCGCGAAGAGGCGCGCGAGTATTATGCCTTGGAAGATCTCTGGTCGGACGCTCGCCCCGTTCCTTTCGAAGCTCCTCAGCCGTAG
- a CDS encoding CinA family nicotinamide mononucleotide deamidase-related protein, translating into MRADRVEVINTGRELLLGTTINTNLALIARHLFPHGLRIERNVSVPDDRTIWTSLEEALGRADLVILSGGLGPTLDDLTRDAVAEVLGVELRDDEAVWEQIGAYFQKRGLTLRESARRQAAIPAGAEVLRNGRGTAPGFWIAGDLLTKHRARGLLVLPGPPRELEPMLLEASGRFSAVGLGEQRYQTKSLFFGRTGESEVMAQLEPKLADLDLQEIAYCAHAGCTELRVRGPLGSIEQTIAHAQKVFPKSLVSTEQERPHENVLRRLRERGETVAFAESCTGGAIASTLTDLPGSSEVFGMSWVTYSNEAKARLLGVDEEVLATKGAVSEEVARAMCEGALHASGADHTVAVTGIAGPGGGTAEKPVGTVWIGLASSEGVTEAHRFVFATDRLTFKKLVTTYAFDLLRGRLASAS; encoded by the coding sequence ATGAGAGCGGACCGGGTGGAAGTGATCAATACGGGGAGAGAACTCCTCCTGGGCACCACCATCAATACCAACCTAGCGCTCATTGCCCGTCATCTCTTTCCGCACGGCCTTCGCATCGAGCGGAATGTCTCGGTGCCGGATGACCGCACCATCTGGACCTCCCTGGAAGAGGCGCTGGGCCGAGCCGACTTGGTCATCCTCTCGGGCGGACTCGGACCGACCCTGGATGACCTGACGCGCGACGCCGTGGCCGAGGTGCTCGGGGTCGAACTTCGGGACGACGAAGCGGTCTGGGAGCAGATTGGAGCCTATTTCCAAAAGCGCGGATTGACCCTGCGAGAAAGCGCCCGCCGACAGGCTGCCATCCCGGCGGGAGCCGAGGTTTTGCGAAACGGGCGGGGCACGGCTCCGGGGTTTTGGATTGCAGGGGATTTGCTCACGAAGCACCGGGCCAGAGGGCTTCTCGTCCTCCCAGGCCCACCCCGTGAGTTGGAGCCAATGCTCTTGGAGGCTAGTGGGCGGTTTTCCGCAGTGGGCTTGGGGGAGCAGCGTTACCAGACCAAGAGTCTTTTTTTTGGGCGAACCGGGGAGTCCGAGGTGATGGCCCAGCTGGAGCCCAAGTTGGCCGACCTGGATTTGCAGGAGATCGCCTACTGCGCGCATGCCGGTTGCACCGAGCTCCGGGTGCGAGGTCCCCTCGGGTCGATTGAGCAAACGATCGCCCACGCCCAAAAAGTGTTTCCGAAAAGCTTGGTTTCGACGGAGCAAGAACGTCCGCATGAAAATGTTTTGAGGCGGCTACGCGAGCGAGGCGAGACCGTGGCCTTTGCCGAGTCCTGCACCGGTGGAGCCATTGCCTCCACGCTGACAGACCTCCCGGGGTCTTCGGAAGTCTTCGGGATGAGTTGGGTGACGTATTCCAATGAGGCCAAGGCTCGCTTGCTGGGCGTGGACGAGGAAGTTCTCGCCACCAAGGGAGCCGTCAGTGAAGAGGTGGCGCGGGCCATGTGCGAGGGTGCCTTGCACGCTTCGGGAGCGGATCATACGGTGGCCGTGACCGGAATCGCCGGACCGGGCGGGGGTACGGCCGAGAAGCCCGTGGGCACGGTTTGGATCGGTCTGGCTTCTTCTGAGGGGGTGACCGAGGCCCATCGCTTTGTTTTTGCAACCGATCGGCTGACTTTCAAGAAACTGGTCACGACCTACGCCTTCGATCTGCTGCGTGGTCGCTTGGCTTCTGCTTCCTGA
- a CDS encoding C39 family peptidase: MKVSALFSYVAFGILSHSSLQADPSKLLSDLVDSPAPWELSPAEAQAHFQEMGFRWTSADGSQAILRSEELSLWDEKISGVVFTFEEQKLTQIDVAIYDREADGDLDHAEFASRLEGFRKRIGGPSPASLRQRQERPEPAGEAMQWSGAGNRYQLDHRDRRSEKERSYIRLKVEQPKAVPTPLPSSSSRQVGFGYISLSGIPMVRQATTSYCVAAAMEMVFRYHGVKTNQFEMAKLLGTRANGGTDLYTMIDRLKQIDGPMGMRYSEVVGLSMPRMQRLVNHYNAQARRLGVKQVSLKAAGYRLKTLYEMMDARALKAAGGTDPSSRTMLQRVRNQIDQGNPLLWSIHLGVIDEQSRGSRAGQGAPMRVINNRDLRDGSPVIGHMRLITGYNLSTNEIVFSDPWGSSHASKSMPLDAAYAITQGIYCMSPAS; the protein is encoded by the coding sequence ATGAAAGTCTCTGCCTTGTTCTCCTATGTCGCCTTCGGGATCCTTTCCCATTCTTCCCTGCAGGCCGATCCCTCCAAGTTGTTGTCTGACTTGGTGGACTCCCCAGCTCCTTGGGAGCTTTCACCGGCCGAGGCCCAGGCACACTTCCAAGAGATGGGCTTTCGCTGGACTTCAGCGGACGGCAGCCAAGCGATTTTGCGCTCGGAGGAGCTTTCGCTTTGGGATGAGAAGATTAGCGGAGTGGTTTTCACCTTCGAGGAGCAGAAATTGACGCAGATCGACGTCGCCATCTATGACCGCGAGGCCGATGGGGACCTCGATCACGCAGAGTTTGCTTCTCGCTTGGAAGGATTTCGCAAGCGAATTGGCGGCCCCAGCCCGGCCAGCCTGCGCCAGCGCCAAGAGCGCCCAGAGCCTGCCGGAGAGGCCATGCAGTGGTCGGGTGCGGGCAACCGCTACCAGCTAGATCACCGGGATCGCCGTTCAGAAAAGGAGCGTTCTTACATCCGCTTGAAGGTTGAACAGCCGAAGGCCGTTCCCACGCCCCTTCCTTCCAGCTCGTCCCGGCAGGTCGGCTTCGGCTACATCTCTCTCAGCGGGATTCCCATGGTGCGCCAAGCCACCACCAGCTACTGCGTGGCCGCCGCCATGGAGATGGTCTTTCGCTACCACGGGGTCAAAACCAATCAGTTTGAGATGGCCAAGCTGCTCGGCACCCGGGCCAATGGGGGAACGGATCTTTACACCATGATTGATCGGCTGAAGCAGATCGATGGGCCCATGGGAATGCGGTATAGCGAGGTGGTGGGTCTGAGTATGCCGAGAATGCAGCGCCTGGTGAATCACTACAATGCCCAAGCCCGCCGACTCGGTGTGAAGCAGGTCAGTCTGAAGGCGGCGGGTTATCGCCTCAAAACTCTTTATGAAATGATGGATGCGCGGGCCCTCAAGGCAGCCGGTGGAACCGACCCTTCTTCCCGCACCATGCTCCAGAGGGTTCGGAACCAAATCGATCAAGGCAATCCTCTCCTGTGGTCCATCCACCTGGGTGTGATCGATGAGCAGAGCCGCGGAAGTCGCGCGGGCCAGGGGGCCCCCATGCGGGTCATCAACAATCGCGACCTTCGCGACGGCAGCCCGGTCATCGGTCACATGCGCCTCATCACCGGCTACAATCTTTCGACCAACGAAATCGTTTTCAGCGATCCGTGGGGATCCAGTCATGCATCCAAATCGATGCCGCTGGACGCCGCCTACGCCATCACGCAGGGCATCTACTGCATGAGTCCGGCCAGCTGA
- a CDS encoding TMEM143 family protein — MKEEPEAATADRFHERDRFIPFSRKDLIRRCLEEGRLNEEEQAKFREFCEILTAYYHFQFHEQSESLKEAFAPFNPDADVALAETTQAERDEKEKEVLEIFQDLADRANYYPISEEKVREAFEKETMIKLRTDVDFEEFDRFACYYRGDIDEETTVKKWGFLKKTIKVDVLQRVLILIKFQDEEFFRERFLKKKPKGKFNPESLEFQPGKYYLYLYKNIPKFDLELVFPNVKLSMTWKDRLLFFVPAIGAAIPVLIKALPQILLLVFVICVLVMEESKVREMLDIGEQDVTDNLKVLTAVMAVGVALGGLAFKQWSNFKNKKIQFQKLVTETLFFRNLASGLSAFNRLVDSVEEEVCKEIILVYYHLLVSKDRHFTVDELDAEIEQWMEKKFGRVVDFDVEAVVGNLKEIKGPVPEAAEEVVPEVAMRECSLLELDGEGRCHLLDLSRSTYLLDHLWDRFFDHANASQ, encoded by the coding sequence GTGAAAGAGGAACCGGAAGCCGCCACCGCCGATCGTTTCCATGAGCGGGATCGATTCATCCCCTTTTCGCGCAAAGATCTCATCCGTCGGTGCTTGGAGGAAGGTCGCTTGAACGAAGAGGAACAGGCCAAGTTCCGAGAGTTCTGCGAGATCCTCACAGCCTATTACCATTTTCAATTTCACGAGCAGTCCGAGTCCTTGAAGGAAGCCTTCGCGCCCTTCAATCCCGATGCGGACGTGGCCCTTGCGGAAACGACCCAAGCGGAGCGCGATGAGAAGGAAAAAGAGGTCCTCGAGATTTTTCAAGACCTAGCGGACCGGGCCAATTACTACCCGATTTCCGAGGAGAAAGTCAGGGAGGCCTTCGAGAAGGAAACCATGATCAAGCTCCGGACCGATGTGGATTTTGAGGAGTTCGACCGCTTCGCCTGTTACTACCGGGGGGACATCGATGAGGAGACGACCGTGAAAAAGTGGGGCTTCCTCAAAAAGACGATCAAGGTGGACGTCCTCCAGCGGGTCCTGATTCTCATCAAATTCCAGGACGAGGAATTCTTCCGGGAGCGGTTCCTGAAGAAGAAGCCGAAGGGCAAGTTCAATCCGGAGTCCCTCGAGTTCCAACCCGGGAAATACTATCTTTATCTCTACAAGAACATCCCCAAGTTCGATCTCGAGCTGGTCTTCCCCAATGTGAAGCTGAGCATGACGTGGAAGGACCGCCTGCTTTTCTTCGTGCCGGCGATTGGGGCCGCCATCCCGGTGCTCATCAAGGCCCTGCCGCAGATTCTCCTGCTGGTCTTCGTGATCTGCGTGCTGGTGATGGAGGAATCAAAGGTCCGCGAGATGCTCGATATCGGGGAGCAAGATGTGACCGACAACCTGAAGGTGCTGACCGCGGTCATGGCGGTCGGGGTGGCGCTGGGCGGCTTGGCCTTCAAGCAATGGAGCAATTTCAAGAACAAGAAGATCCAGTTCCAAAAGCTCGTGACCGAGACGCTCTTCTTCCGCAATCTGGCGAGTGGCTTGAGTGCCTTCAATCGGCTCGTGGACAGCGTGGAAGAGGAGGTCTGCAAAGAAATCATCCTGGTCTATTATCACTTGCTGGTGAGCAAGGATCGTCATTTCACGGTCGACGAGTTGGATGCAGAGATTGAGCAGTGGATGGAAAAGAAGTTTGGTCGAGTGGTCGATTTCGACGTCGAGGCCGTGGTCGGCAATTTGAAGGAAATCAAAGGGCCCGTGCCGGAGGCGGCCGAGGAAGTTGTCCCCGAGGTGGCCATGCGGGAGTGTTCGCTCCTGGAGCTAGACGGCGAGGGGCGCTGCCATCTTCTGGATCTTTCTCGATCGACCTACCTGCTGGATCATCTCTGGGACCGTTTCTTCGATCACGCCAACGCCAGCCAGTGA